In the Aromatoleum bremense genome, one interval contains:
- a CDS encoding methyl-accepting chemotaxis protein, which translates to MALKLPKLDFSIARTAYVEDAPAATTIMEAPLRRPAAKERKAPAQKHARTASEKIVLLGIAFALTTITGLGLIFHQFRESGNATTYISVAGEMETLSQRIAKAAQLSLQGNPQAFVDLRSGTSRFTELLDTLDQGGSIAGREIPPVPAVAQAGIAALRAAWSETDRNAARLLGQEKILLTLTDAITTLNEEDEQLFQQARQLAQVKLQTNTSGADIAAASTVVMLTQRITKNANALLAPNAIEPQTATALGQDARVLVDLVATIAQATTDPAARARLQGFEAHAQDTLGAVTRIVDNIDVLVRAKQAGRYIFYQDSEALTTHVRALSATLDESVRGLTPATLGIAVVALLGLALLGLMAKINNAEIAARGAEAEALRKNAENEHNLAQQAILRLMNEMGDLADGDLTVRTTVSEDITGAIADSVNYTIEELSVLVRRINDAAGRVTAATESAQSTSNELLDATGRQSREIQEAGAAVQQMARSMTESSELALRSAQVARRSLDSARKGAGAVENTIRGMNDIRGQIQETSKRIKRLGESSQEIGEIVELISDITEQTNVLALNAAIQAASAGEAGRGFTVVAEEVQRLAERSGEATKQIAAIVKTIQTDTKDAVGSMETATRDVVEGAQLSDAAGQALAEIGDVSTETARLIEQISGDTQQQAAAATRVAEAMKEILAVTEQTARGTQQTAVSVGQLADLAVELKGSVSGFKV; encoded by the coding sequence ATGGCCCTCAAGCTTCCAAAGCTGGACTTCAGCATCGCCAGGACGGCCTACGTGGAGGACGCGCCGGCCGCGACCACGATCATGGAAGCGCCGCTGCGCCGCCCCGCGGCGAAGGAACGGAAGGCACCGGCGCAAAAGCACGCCCGCACCGCGTCCGAAAAGATCGTCCTGCTGGGCATCGCCTTCGCACTGACGACGATCACGGGTCTCGGGCTGATCTTCCACCAGTTCCGCGAATCGGGGAACGCGACGACCTACATTTCCGTCGCCGGCGAAATGGAAACGCTGTCGCAACGGATCGCCAAGGCGGCGCAACTGTCGCTGCAAGGCAACCCGCAGGCGTTCGTCGACCTGCGCAGCGGGACGAGCCGCTTCACCGAACTCCTCGACACGCTCGATCAGGGGGGCTCGATCGCCGGCAGGGAAATCCCACCGGTGCCTGCCGTCGCACAAGCCGGAATCGCCGCGCTGCGCGCGGCGTGGAGCGAGACCGACCGCAACGCCGCCCGGCTGCTCGGCCAGGAGAAGATCCTTCTCACGCTGACCGACGCCATCACGACGCTCAACGAGGAGGACGAACAGCTGTTCCAGCAGGCCCGGCAGCTGGCGCAAGTCAAGCTGCAGACCAACACTTCGGGCGCCGACATCGCCGCGGCCAGCACCGTGGTGATGTTGACGCAACGCATCACGAAGAACGCGAACGCGCTGCTCGCCCCCAACGCGATCGAACCGCAGACAGCGACCGCGCTCGGCCAGGACGCGCGCGTCCTCGTCGACCTCGTCGCCACGATCGCGCAGGCGACGACGGATCCCGCGGCGCGCGCGCGCCTGCAGGGTTTCGAGGCGCACGCGCAGGACACTCTCGGCGCGGTCACCCGCATCGTCGACAACATCGACGTCCTCGTGCGGGCGAAACAGGCCGGTCGCTATATCTTCTATCAGGATTCCGAGGCACTGACGACCCATGTGCGCGCGCTGTCCGCCACCCTCGACGAAAGCGTCCGCGGCCTGACTCCGGCGACGCTCGGGATCGCCGTCGTCGCACTGCTCGGCCTGGCGCTCCTCGGCCTGATGGCGAAGATCAACAATGCGGAGATCGCTGCCCGCGGCGCCGAAGCCGAAGCGTTGCGCAAGAACGCCGAGAACGAACACAACCTTGCCCAGCAGGCGATCCTGCGGCTGATGAACGAGATGGGCGACCTCGCCGACGGCGACCTGACGGTGCGCACGACCGTCTCGGAAGACATCACCGGCGCCATCGCGGACTCGGTCAATTACACCATCGAGGAACTCTCGGTGCTGGTGCGGCGGATCAACGACGCCGCCGGCCGCGTCACCGCCGCGACCGAATCGGCGCAGAGCACGTCGAACGAGCTGCTCGACGCGACCGGACGCCAGTCGCGGGAGATCCAGGAAGCCGGCGCGGCCGTGCAGCAGATGGCCCGTTCGATGACCGAATCGTCCGAACTCGCGTTGCGCTCGGCGCAGGTCGCGCGGCGCTCCCTCGACTCGGCGCGCAAGGGCGCCGGTGCGGTCGAGAACACGATCCGGGGGATGAACGACATCCGCGGCCAGATCCAGGAAACCTCGAAGCGCATCAAGCGGCTCGGCGAGTCGTCGCAGGAGATCGGCGAGATCGTCGAACTCATCTCGGACATCACCGAACAGACCAACGTCCTCGCGCTGAACGCGGCGATCCAGGCCGCCTCGGCCGGCGAAGCGGGGCGCGGCTTCACTGTCGTCGCCGAAGAAGTGCAGCGCCTGGCCGAGCGCTCGGGCGAGGCGACGAAGCAGATCGCGGCGATCGTGAAAACAATCCAGACCGACACCAAGGATGCGGTCGGTTCGATGGAAACGGCAACGCGCGACGTGGTCGAAGGAGCGCAGCTGTCCGACGCCGCAGGCCAGGCGCTGGCCGAGATCGGCGACGTGTCGACGGAAACCGCGCGCCTCATCGAACAGATTTCTGGCGACACGCAGCAGCAGGCCGCGGCCGCGACGCGCGTGGCCGAAGCGATGAAGGAGATCCTCGCAGTCACCGAGCAGACGGCGCGCGGCACGCAGCAGACCGCCGTGTCGGTGGGCCAGCTAGCCGATCTCGCGGTCGAGCTCAAGGGCTCGGTGTCGGGCTTCAAGGTCTGA
- a CDS encoding chemotaxis protein CheW: MAKRLSLREFQEDLVRRFAEARSGDRHALLGVRAGTENWLITLTDTGEILPVPPLAPVPLACEWFRGLVNVRGTLFSVVDFSAFHDGAPIAPGGATRLLLVGMRHGVNCALLVSRAIGLRSPDDFQPDQSGGDDARPWVQGRLRDARERLWLKLDVPQLLAHRGFLNAGID; this comes from the coding sequence ATGGCGAAGCGACTGAGCCTGCGCGAGTTCCAGGAAGACCTCGTCCGCCGTTTTGCCGAAGCGCGCAGCGGCGACCGCCACGCGTTGCTGGGCGTGCGCGCAGGAACGGAAAACTGGCTGATCACCCTGACCGACACCGGCGAGATCCTGCCGGTGCCGCCGCTCGCGCCGGTGCCGCTCGCGTGCGAATGGTTCCGCGGCCTCGTGAACGTGCGCGGCACGCTGTTCAGCGTCGTGGACTTTTCGGCCTTCCACGATGGCGCGCCGATCGCCCCGGGCGGAGCGACGCGGCTGCTGCTGGTGGGCATGCGTCACGGCGTGAATTGCGCGCTGCTCGTCTCGCGCGCGATCGGCCTGCGCAGCCCCGACGACTTCCAGCCGGACCAGAGCGGGGGCGACGACGCGCGGCCGTGGGTCCAGGGCCGCCTGCGCGACGCGCGGGAGCGTCTGTGGCTGAAGCTCGACGTCCCGCAACTCCTTGCGCATCGCGGCTTCCTGAACGCCGGCATCGACTGA
- a CDS encoding response regulator yields the protein MTIKKILVVDDSPTERFALTELLSARGYQVVTAENGEDAIAKSKSEMPDLILMDVVMPGINGYQATRMIARSESTRSIPIIICTSKGLETDRIWGMRQGAHDYLVKPVDGAELLVRIQALG from the coding sequence ATGACGATCAAGAAAATCCTCGTGGTCGACGATTCGCCGACCGAACGCTTCGCCCTGACCGAGCTGCTGTCCGCGCGCGGCTACCAGGTGGTCACGGCCGAAAACGGCGAGGACGCGATCGCGAAGAGCAAGAGCGAAATGCCCGACCTCATCCTGATGGATGTCGTCATGCCCGGTATCAATGGCTACCAGGCCACGCGCATGATCGCGCGCAGCGAATCCACCCGCTCGATCCCGATCATCATCTGCACCAGCAAGGGTCTCGAGACCGACCGCATCTGGGGCATGCGCCAGGGCGCCCATGACTATCTCGTGAAACCGGTCGACGGCGCCGAGTTGCTCGTCCGCATCCAGGCGCTGGGCTGA
- a CDS encoding response regulator → MDLTGLRVMVIDDSNTIRRSAEIFLTHSGCEVLLAEDGFDALAKIADHRPHVIFVDIMMPRLDGYQTCALIKKNPRLSATPVIMLSSKDGLFDRARGRMAGSDEYLTKPFTKDSLLRAAAAHASRATD, encoded by the coding sequence ATGGATCTGACCGGACTCAGGGTGATGGTGATCGACGACAGCAATACCATCCGGCGCAGCGCCGAGATCTTTCTGACCCACTCGGGCTGCGAGGTGCTCCTCGCCGAGGACGGCTTCGATGCGCTGGCGAAAATCGCCGACCATCGCCCCCATGTCATTTTCGTCGACATCATGATGCCGCGGCTCGACGGCTACCAGACCTGCGCGCTGATCAAGAAGAACCCCCGGCTTTCAGCAACGCCGGTGATCATGCTGTCGTCGAAGGACGGGCTGTTCGACCGCGCCCGCGGCCGCATGGCCGGGTCGGACGAATATCTCACCAAGCCGTTCACGAAGGACAGCCTGCTCAGGGCGGCAGCTGCCCACGCCAGCCGCGCCACAGACTGA
- a CDS encoding rubredoxin, whose translation MCLICGFIYDEAAGVPAEGIPPGTRWEDIPPNWTCPECGARKEDFELVEL comes from the coding sequence ATGTGCCTGATCTGCGGCTTCATCTACGACGAAGCCGCTGGGGTGCCCGCCGAAGGCATCCCGCCGGGCACCCGCTGGGAAGACATTCCGCCGAACTGGACCTGCCCCGAGTGCGGAGCCCGCAAGGAAGACTTCGAACTGGTCGAGCTCTGA